A DNA window from Sphaeramia orbicularis chromosome 22, fSphaOr1.1, whole genome shotgun sequence contains the following coding sequences:
- the atg2b gene encoding autophagy-related protein 2 homolog B isoform X2 has protein sequence MPWPFSESIKKRACRYLLHRYLGNFLQEKLSLDQLSLDLYQGTGSLAQVPLDKWSLNELLETADAPFEVIAGFIQTISLTVPWAALLQENCALEVKGLEMVFRPRPRAASGIEPMYWSSFMTSSMQLAKECLSQKLTDDMGESFQPFEGLEKFAETIETVLRRVRVTFLDTVLRVEHIPENSKTGIALEIRINKIVYCDETDEESSSVNVHQPTTFAHKNLQMEGITIFWDEFSDAPRAGCKSSPPPTETEPKLSPSWNPKIICEPHPQFTEPISSTTPFEPVQVGSLWGKLELSLTLKNNLAMPGAKLDVVGNIDTLVILLSPRQVHLLLDMFGAFSGGAAQEWAKDRKSRPIQQEDEYRLQMELNRCLKKETTIPGTDPDLFDSQTTRTVSSRDDVFFSMADMDMSHSLSSLPPLGEPPTVDLDLSLNSNYSASPGESPSGNATVLWDDYMDVPRQREKQTNETPVQSRDSQVPQKLLRQTSHPSKHGDESRPELVLKLTLGSLAVSVLHIDPLPPPDATPSPLGPMASHFFRMVGLGQLAPAAFLQSRMVLNQACPHDHLRFVGQGLKISYEHCQGSSLRTYSTDVSLNQMELLECLFPSDAGIGGSQRGIQYTELLTFDTIASADAPPPTCLHLLYKLAERRGPQGGQVRLSTIPRKAEIQMELGPVRSELDISIVDRLNSLLQPQKLATTEMMASHMYTSYNKHVSLHKAFTEVFLDDSHTPANCHVSLTVNAPVLGLAVRFPIPDLRSDQERGPWFKKSLQKEVLHLELEDLEVKTEFMGGSSDQTKMELTFRELIGKFQEDQDQPAPRFLRVSHTMDGDMTTSESVKFDWPRVVLKMNPTAVHSILERVTAEDDEGAEDHSLEEEEEEGAAHSLKDVCDFGKPEPSPFSSRRVMYENEEMVIPGDVAEMTEFQEKTMNNSRFILELCFPNVQLALPSKGFYEKLHNRINNDLLLWEPTAPSPVETVECMPYGVGLSVASQLINTYSKDSFSQFRSAGIEDETSGSEEENMHYYSPASDLGLRSRKKKKTKAQSKTSQSLFSVVLSVNHGLVSVQTNAKKEDKTILKNKHGEFWLEVKNAVLFSVTQYEGYKDQHYICFHTSSVCMYHQGLVDGGTSVSDIKLPCRTHPHWLEPTVYQSETSPERSSTPSEGIGLEARSMVSVAVKVSSQNAERNVKEFLVAIGVRGATLQHRVVPPSLGWYDQIVDFLNVSDEPVLGYAPPTSVTTLHLHLWSCSLDYRPLYLPLRSLLVVETFSISSSVSLDHSSSTLRIILDETALFLSDKNNAVSVNLARDYVQVVDMGTLELRITAVKPGVDGKLLEPRFELRCSSDVIHIRTCSDSCAALMNLIQYVASYGDLVSPAEPEAKHSSATQRTKVECPSRPTLQGPLLAETEQQMLQDLMSEAMEETDAQHVQGVQQNGAHEEQNHDHDPPRSDLFLFPDESGNQDSSPTYPMLHSPLITPVPNLAQETDDFCILETPGSRGEDRDQEPVVKHLTSDPVEIKDDHFSHPMEGSDSSRGTLNFPIPEVRYLIKEISVIWHLYGGKDFGSATFTASPARSRGSTPHSSPSQTPVRQARGSGRAGGGKGRNPDVLMEIQLSKLRFQHEVYPQSQGLSGSVSTADQPVSRQVFVVQDLEIRDRLATSQMNKFLYLYSSKEMPRKAHSNMLTVKALHMCPESGQAPQECCLRVSLMPLRLNIDQDALFFLKDFFTSLATEVEFFSPPAQEVCVSTKKVAAPEISCSFQKHSSTSQDPAPIISVPAQRRLSHNGFSTSGREEATENEASTPAFTDQPIFFREFRFTSEVPIRLDYHGKHVAMEQGTFAGIIIGLTQLNCSELKLRRLCYRQGLLGVDKLFSYAINEWLNDIKKNQLPGLLGGVGPIHSLVQLVQGFRDLVWLPIEQYRKDGRIVRGFQRGTASFGTSTAMAALELTNRMVRTIQAAAETAYDMVSPVPDERDMKRIKRYSHYGLAHQPVDLREGVAKAYTVVKEGITDTALTIYDTATREHGQRGMTGAVGGVLRQLPPAVVKPLIMATEATSNVLGGMRNQIHPDARQEESQKWRQGEE, from the exons ATGCCTTGGCCATTTTCGGAGTCCATCAAGAAGCGGGCTTGCAGATACCTCCTGCATCGCTACTTAGGAAATTTTCTGCAGGAGAAGCTAAGCTTGGACCAGCTTAGCTTAGACCTTTACCAAGGAACTGGATCACTTGCACAAGTCCCGCTGGATAAATGG TCATTGAATGAGCTCCTAGAAACAGCTGATGCCCCTTTTGAGGTTATTGCAGGCTTCATCCAGACTATTTCACTGACTGTTCCTTGGGCAGCCTTGCTACAGGAAAACTGTGCCCTTGAGGTCAAGGGTTTGGAAATGGTTTTCAGACCAAGACCAAGAGCGG CATCTGGTATTGAACCCATGTACTGGTCCAGTTTCATGACAAGCAGTATGCAGCTTGCCAAAGAATGTTTAAGCCAGAAACTCACAGATGATATGGGAGAGAGTTTCCAGCCTTTTGAGGGACTGGAAAAGTTTGCAGAAACAATAGAGACAG TACTGAGAAGGGTCAGGGTGACATTTTTGGATACTGTCCTTCGGGTCGAACACATCCCAGAAAACTCTAAAACTGGAATTGCGCTTGAGATTAGAATCAATAA GATTGTTTACTGCGACGAAACAGATGAAGAGAGTTCAAGTGTGAATGTGCATCAGCCAACTACGTTTGCACATAAAAACCTGCAGATGGAAGGCATCACCATATTTTGGGATGAATTCTCAGATGCACCTCGAGCTGGTTGTAAATCTTCACCTCCTCCAACG GAGACTGAGCCAAAGCTTTCCCCAAGCTGGAATCCTAAAATAATCTGTGAACCACATCCTCAGTTCACAGAACCGATTTCCTCCACAACACCCTTTGAACCTGTTCAAGTTGGGAGTCTTTGGGGTAAACTTGAGTTGTCCCTCACTCTCAAAAACAACCTAGCTATGCCTGGTGCAAAG CTGGATGTTGTTGGAAATATCGACACACTTGTAATTCTCCTGTCGCCACGGCAAGTCCATCTTCTTCTGGACATGTTTGGGGCTTTCTCTGGTGGAG CTGCACAGGAATGGGCCAAGGATAGAAAGAGTCGGCCAATACAGCAAGAAGATGAGTATCGGCTCCAAATGGAACTGAACCGCTGCCTGAAGAAGGAAACCACTATCCCAGGAACAGACCCCGACCTCTTTGACAGCCAGACCACCAGAACTGTTTCTAGTCGAG ATGATGTGTTCTTCTCCATGGCTGACATGGACATGTCTCACAGCTTGTCATCCCTCCCTCCTCTGGGTGAACCACCCACTGTGGACTTGGACTTGTCTCTCAATAGCAACTACTCAGCCTCTCCAGGGGAATCTCCTTCTGGAAATGCGACA GTTTTGTGGGATGATTACATGGATGTACCGCGACAAAGAGAGAAGCAGACTAATGAAACTCCTGTCCAGTCACGCGATTCACAAGTCCCTCAAAAATTACTCAGACAGACAT CCCACCCATCCAAGCATGGTGATGAGTCAAGGCCTGAGCTGGTGTTGAAGCTCACACTGGGCAGTCTGGCTGTTTCAGTCCTCCACATTGACCCACTACCACCACCAGATGCAACTCCTAGTCCCCTTGGGCCTATGGCCTCACACTTTTTCAGGATGGTGGGTTTAGGCCAACTTGCTCCAGCAGCTTTCCTTCAGTCTCGAATGGTGTTAAATCAGGCTTGTCCCCATGACCATCTCAG GTTTGTTGGTCAGGGTCTGAAGATAAGCTATGAACACTGCCAGGGATCCAGCCTGCGCACTTACAGTACAGATGTTTCCCTCAACCAGATGGAGCTTTTGGAGTGCCTGTTTCCCTCTGATGCTGGCATTGGTGGCTCCCAAAGAGGCATTCAGTACACTGAG CTCCTGACATTTGACACCATAGCCAGTGCTGATGCGCCGCCTCCCACCTGCCTTCATTTGCTTTACAAGCTGGCTGAGCGCAGAGGCCCTCAG GGTGGCCAAGTGCGTCTTAGCACCATCCCCCGGAAAGCTGAGATCCAGATGGAACTGGGCCCTGTGCGCTCTGAGCTGGACATCAGCATTGTAGACCGTCTTAACTCACTACTGCAGCCCCAGAAACTGGCCACCACAGAAATGATGGCCTCTCACATGTACACGTCATATAATAAACATGTCAGCTTG CACAAGGCCTTCACAGAGGTTTTCCTTGATGACAGCCACACCCCTGCCAATTGTCATGTATCGCTCACTGTCAACGCCCCAGTCTTAGGCCTTGCTGTACGCTTTCCCATTCCTGACTTGCGTTCGGATCAGGAAAGGGGTCCATGGTTCAAGAAGTCTCTGCAGAAGGAAGTGCTTCATTTGGAGTTGGAGGACCTTGAAGTGAAAACAGAGTTCATGGGTGGAAGTTCTGACCAAACCAAGATGGAGCTCACTTTCAGGGAGCTTATTG GGAAATTCCAGGAGGATCAAGACCAACCAGCTCCACGATTCCTCAGGGTGTCCCACACCATGGATGGAGACATGACAACATCTGAAAGTGTTAAATTTGATTGGCCAAG GGTTGTGCTAAAGATGAACCCCACTGCAGTGCACTCAATTCTTGAGAGGGTCACAGCTGAAGATGATGAAGGTGCTGAGGACCATTCCcttgaggaggaagaggaggaaggggcAGCTCACTCACTGAAGGATGTGTGTGACTTTGGAAAACCAGAACCATCTCCGTTTTCTTCACGCAGGGTTATGTATGAGAATGAAGAG atgGTTATTCCTGGAGATGTTGCAGAGATGACAGAGTTCCAGGAAAAAACCATGAACAACTCTCGTTTCATCCTTGAACTATGTTTCCCCAATGTGCAATTGGCGCTCCCCAGCAAGGGATTTTATGAAAAACTGCACAACAG AATAAACAACGACCTGCTGTTGTGGGAGCCCACAGCTCCATCACCGGTGGAGACTGTGGAATGCATGCCTTATGGAGTTGGACTTTCTGTTGCCAGTCAGCTCATCAACACTTATTCCAAGGACAGTTTCAGTCAGTTCCGGTCCGCTGGTATTGAGG ATGAGACAAGCGGCTCAGAGGAAGAGAACATGCACTACTACTCTCCGGCCTCTGATCTCGGCCTCAGGTctcgaaaaaagaaaaaaactaaggcCCAGAGCAAGACTTCCCAGAGCCTGTTCTCTGTTGTCCTCAGTGTCAATCATGGCCTTGTGTCTGTACAGACTAATGCCAAG aagGAGGACAAGACTATACTAAAAAATAAACATGGGGAGTTTTGGTTGGAGGTGAAAAATGCTGTGTTGTTTAGTGTTACGCAGTATGAAGGTTATAAAGACCAACACTACATCTGCTTCCACACCAGCAGTGTTTGCATGTATCACCAAG GCCTTGTGGATGGGGGCACCTCTGTCTCAGACATCAAATTGCCATGCAGGACACATCCTCATTGGCTAGAACCAACTGTTTACCAATCAGAAACATCTCCTGAGAGATCCTCCACGCCTTCAGAGGGTATTGGTTTGGAGGCCCGTAGCATGGTTTCTGTTGCTGTCAAAGTCTCATCACAGAATGCAGAACGCAATGTCAAG GAATTTCTAGTAGCTATTGGAGTGAGAGGTGCGACACTCCAACACAGAGTGGTTCCTCCTAGCCTTGGCTGGTATGATCAG ATTGTTGACTTTCTGAATGTTTCGGATGAGCCAGTGCTGGGATACGCACCTCCTACATCTGTCACTACACTTCATCTACACTTATGGAGCTGCTCTCTAGATTACAG ACCTCTTTACCTACCATTAAGATCACTGCTGGTCGTAGAAACCTTTAGCATCTCCAGTAGTGTCTCTTTAGACCACTCATCATCAACACTCAG GATCATTTTGGATGAAACTGCACTCTTCCTCTCAGACAAGAATAATGCAGTTTCTGTCAATCTGGCACGTG ATTATGTCCAAGTGGTAGACATGGGAACACTGGAGCTGAGGATTACTGCTGTCAAACCTGGAGTGGATGGAAAATTG TTGGAGCCCAGATTTGAGCTGCGCTGTTCCAGTGATGTCATCCACATCAGAACGTGTTCAGACTCCTGTGCTGCTCTTATGAATCTTATTCAATATGTAGCCAGCTATGGAGATTTGGTGTCTCCAGCAGAACCAGAGGCCAAGCACAGTAGTGCCACTCAAAGAACCAAG gtgGAGTGTCCCAGCCGGCCCACCCTTCAGGGCCCGTTGCTTGCTGAAACTGAGCAACAAATGCTGCAAGATCTGATGAGTGAGGCTATGGAGGAAACTGATGCTCAGCATGTACAAGGGGTGCAACAGAATG GAGCACATGAGGAGCAGAATCATGACCATGACCCACCCCGCTCAGATCTATTCCTATTCCCAGATGAGAGTGGAAACCAGGATTCAAGCCCCACATACCCCATGCTTCACTCTCCTCTAATTACCCCCGTCCCTAACCTGGCCCAAGAGACAGATGACTTTTGTATCTTAGAGACACCAGGTTCCAGAGGAGAG GATCGTGATCAGGAGCCGGTGGTAAAGCACCTCACATCTGACCCTGTAGAAATCAAAGATGATCACTTCAGTCATCCTATGGAAGGGAGTGATTCCAGCCGTGGAACCTTGAACTTTCCCATCCCAGAGGTGCGCTACCTCATTAAAGAAATTTCTGTTATTTGGCACCTTTATGGCGGGAAGGACTTTGGGAGTGCAACTTTTACAGCCTCACCTGCAAGAAGCCGGGG GTCTACACCTCATAGTTCCCCATCTCAAACTCCAGTCAGACAGGCCAGAGGTTCTGGAAGGGCCGGGGGTGGAAAGGGAAGGAACCCCGATGTCCTGATGGAGATTCAACTTAGCAAG CTAAGATTTCAGCACGAAGTGTATCCACAATCCCAGGGACTTTCTGGGTCAGTGTCAACAGCAGACCAGCCAGTGTCCCGGCAGGTGTTTGTGGTTCAGGACTTGGAGATTCGAGACAGACTGGCTACCTCACAAATGAACAAgttcttgtacttgtactcaagCAAAGAAATGCCCAGAAAAGCCCATTCTAACATG TTGACAGTTAAGGCGCTCCACATGTGCCCAGAGTCAGGGCAGGCTCCACAGGAGTGCTGCTTGCGTGTTTCTCTGATGCCTCTTCGCCTCAATATTGATCAG GATGCATTGTTCTTCCTGAAGGACTTTTTTACAAGTCTTGCTACTGAAGTTGAGTTTTTCTCACCACCTGCTCAAGAAG TCTGTGTGTCCACAAAGAAAGTGGCTGCCCCAGAAATCTCCTGCAGCTTTCAGAAGCACAGCAGCACCAGCCAGGACCCAGCCCCGATCATCTCAGTGCCTGCTCAGAGACGTTTGAGCCACAATGGTTTCTCCACATCTGGTAGGGAAGAAGCAACTGAAAATGAAGCCTCCACGCCTGCCTTCACAGACCAGCCCATCTTCTTTAG GGAGTTTCGATTTACCTCTGAAGTTCCCATTCGCTTGGATTATCATGGGAAACACGTTGCAATGGAGCAG gGAACATTTGCTGGGATCATTATTGGCTTGACACAGCTAAATTGTTCAGAACTGAAACTGAGACGGTTGTGCTACAGACAAGG gTTATTGGGTGTGGATAAGCTGTTTTCCTATGCAATAAATGAGTGGCTAAATGATATAAAGAAAAATCAGCTTCCCGGTCTGCTGGGTGGTGTGGGACCGATTCACTCTCTGGTTCAGCTCG TTCAGGGATTCAGGGACTTGGTGTGGCTTCCGATTGAACAATACCGGAAGGATGGTCGGATAGTCCGTGGATTTCAGCGGGGCACTGCCTCCTTTGGAACTTCCACTGCTATGGCTGCGCTGGAGCTTACTAACAGGATGGTGCGGACCATTCAG GCTGCAGCTGAGACAGCCTACGACATGGTGTCTCCAGTGCCCGATGAGAGAGACATGAAGAGGATAAAACGTTACTCCCATTATGGACTCGCTCACCAGCCTGTAGATCTGAGAGAAGGCGTGGCCAAAGCCTATACTGTGGTAAAAGAG GGGATCACAGACACTGCACTGACCATCTATGACACGGCCACACGGGAGCACGGGCAGCGTGGAATGACAGGGGCAGTGGGAGGAGTCCTCAGGCAGCTGCCGCCAGCAGTAGTCAAACCGCTCATTATGGCCACTGAAGCCACCTCTAATGTCTTGGGTGGGATGAGAAACCAAATTCACCCAGATGCGCGTCAGGAGGAGTCTCAGAAGTGGAGGCAGGGTGAGGAGTAG